From one Triticum urartu cultivar G1812 chromosome 3, Tu2.1, whole genome shotgun sequence genomic stretch:
- the LOC125544176 gene encoding probable membrane-associated kinase regulator 2, whose translation MESFSLLKYLRGGAVAGNQRTAVPATTIAALACEEGGEGGGSGGGADVVEDDAAFFDLEFAVPGDESAASDAEEERVEFNFSVAGDAASGGEVVAVEPVVPVSEAENGVGKEAEPAATAEAPAASFLRPATKFRVLLLKLRKPKVPVPAEGNAGGAAGGSPAPKTNRFLIKFRVDDAPFVSLFTRDNSSRTSDAGAGTGAARPAVQAPQPSDAVAITAEERRFAKEVMLKYLNKIKPLYVKVSRRYGERLRFAGASEGEETDAEPEPSPPPSATPSPAPSQPRAAPAPPPQPVVVACGVRAPRASVPAGLKQACKRLGKSRSASSAVAAAPSPSATPPTPAQPQRRDDSLLQLQDGIQGAIAHCKRSFNASKGSESPLLRSMTEPKADGAADTKDGVDGA comes from the exons ATGGAGTCGTTCAGCCTTCTCAAGTACCTGCGCGGCGGAGCGGTCGCCGGCAACCAGCGCACGGCCGTGCCGGCCACGACCATTGCCGCGTTGGCGTGTGAGGAAGGTGGTGAAGGGGGTGGAAGTGGTGGGGGCGCGGACGTGGTGGAAGACGACGCGGCCTTCTTCGACCTCGAGTTCGCGGTGCCGGGCGACGAGAGCGCCGCGTCGGACGCGGAGGAAGAGAGGGTCGAGTTCAACTTCTCCGTCGCCGGCGATGCCGCGTCCGGCGGCGAGGTGGTGGCCGTGGAGCCGGTGGTGCCGGTCAGTGAGGCTGAGAACGGCGTCGGGAAGGAGGCGGAGCCTGCTGCGACGGCGGAGGCCCCGGCGGCGTCGTTCCTCCGTCCGGCGACCAAGTTCCGCGTGCTTCTGCTTAAGCTGAGGAAGCCGAAGGTCCCCGTTCCGGCGGAGGGCAACGCGGGTGGTGCTGCCGGCGGTTCCCCGGCGCCCAAGACGAACCGCTTCTTGATCAAGTTCCGGGTGGACGACGCGCCGTTTGTGTCGCTCTTCACGCGTGACAACAGCTCTCGCACCTCCGACGCCGGCGCTGGCACCGGCGCGGCCAGGCCggcggtgcaggcacctcagccTTCCGACGCGGTGGCGATCACCGCCGAGGAGCGGCGCTTCGCCAAGGAGGTTATGCTCAAGTACCTGAACAAAATCAAGCCCCTGTACGTCAAGGTCTCCCGCCGCTACGGCGAGCGCCTACGGTTCGCCGGCGCCAGCGAGGGCGAGGAGACGGACGCGGAGCCCGAACCCTCGCCGCCCCCTTCCGCGACACCCTCCCCCGCCCCCTCCCAGCCTCGTGCGGCACCTGCCCCGCCGCCACAGCCCGTCGTCGTCGCGTGCGGCGTGCGCGCTCCGCGCGCCAGCGTGCCGGCCGGCCTGAAGCAGGCGTGCAAGCGCCTCGGCAAGAGCCGCTCCGCGTCCTCCGCCGTGGCGGCCGCGCCGTCGCCGTCGGCCACACCACCGACCCCCGCGCAGCCGCAGCGCCGCGACGACTCGCTGCTGCAGCTGCAGGACGGCATCCAGGGCGCCATTGCGCACTGCAAGCGCTCCTTCAACGCGTCCAAAG GGTCCGAGTCGCCGCTGCTGAGGTCCATGACGGAGCCGAAGGCCGACGGCGCGGCCGACACCAAGGACGGCGTCGACGGCGCGTGA